The following are from one region of the Aquirufa lenticrescens genome:
- a CDS encoding porin, whose protein sequence is MKKTILTALFAATAFCGFSQEKEAEAPKFTFSGYIDSYYMLNFNGPTNRSNLGASGYERAFDQKSNQFSLGLVQTKFGYATKSADVVVDLTFGPNADLGQYGNVIGPLGAGKASTALAIKQAYFNWKASDKLTLTVGQFGTHIGYEVIDAPINYNYSLSNLFNNGPFYHIGAKANYAFSDKFSAMVGLVNNVDNLNDNNASKGFIYQVFTSPAAGWNLYVNGISSNESAPLSTGKDDSGSYNLLDLTTSYQITPKYLLGLNAAYGSQTGDFQGGGNVGDSKTWGGVALYSNYAFTDKFSLGGRYEVFDNTAGARALRAADGSGTDVSSLTLTATFTAAEGHLLIKPELRTDSYKTAQFVDGDGKDQKSQTTLGLHFIYKF, encoded by the coding sequence ATGAAAAAAACGATCCTAACAGCCCTTTTTGCCGCAACAGCCTTTTGTGGATTTTCCCAAGAAAAAGAAGCGGAAGCTCCGAAGTTCACTTTTTCAGGTTACATTGATTCATACTATATGTTGAATTTCAATGGACCTACTAACAGAAGTAACCTAGGTGCCTCTGGATACGAAAGAGCTTTCGACCAGAAGTCAAATCAATTTTCATTAGGACTAGTTCAAACGAAATTTGGATACGCTACTAAATCTGCCGATGTAGTGGTTGATTTAACATTTGGACCTAACGCTGACCTTGGTCAATATGGTAACGTAATTGGACCTTTAGGCGCAGGAAAAGCATCCACAGCTTTGGCCATCAAACAAGCTTATTTCAATTGGAAAGCGAGCGACAAATTAACGTTAACTGTCGGTCAATTTGGAACACACATTGGATATGAAGTAATCGACGCTCCAATTAACTACAACTATTCACTTTCTAACCTCTTCAATAATGGACCGTTCTATCATATTGGTGCTAAAGCGAATTACGCATTCTCTGACAAATTTTCTGCCATGGTTGGATTGGTCAACAATGTGGATAATTTAAATGACAACAACGCCTCTAAAGGTTTTATCTACCAAGTATTCACTTCGCCAGCAGCAGGTTGGAACTTATATGTGAATGGTATTAGCTCAAACGAATCCGCTCCCTTATCTACTGGAAAAGATGATTCAGGTAGCTACAACTTGTTAGACTTAACAACATCTTACCAAATCACACCTAAATACCTATTAGGACTTAACGCAGCTTACGGATCACAAACAGGTGATTTCCAAGGCGGTGGAAACGTAGGCGATAGCAAAACATGGGGTGGCGTTGCTCTTTACTCTAACTATGCATTCACTGATAAATTCAGCTTAGGTGGTCGTTACGAAGTTTTCGACAATACTGCTGGTGCCCGTGCTTTACGCGCAGCAGATGGATCAGGAACAGATGTTAGCTCTTTGACATTAACAGCTACATTCACAGCTGCAGAAGGACATTTATTAATCAAACCAGAATTACGTACTGACTCTTACAAAACAGCTCAATTCGTAGATGGTGATGGTAAAGATCAAAAATCACAAACAACTTTAGGCTTGCACTTCATCTATAAGTTTTAA
- a CDS encoding 4Fe-4S dicluster domain-containing protein, protein MAIIITDECINCGACEPECPNTAIYEGGVEWTWAGGTALTEIELEDGSSMDAKTPVEPVSEEFYYIVPDKCTECTGFHEEPQCAAVCPVDCCVPDPDHVEDNETLLAKKAWLHAE, encoded by the coding sequence ATGGCAATTATCATAACAGACGAATGCATTAACTGTGGGGCTTGTGAACCAGAATGCCCAAACACAGCTATTTATGAAGGTGGTGTAGAATGGACTTGGGCCGGAGGTACCGCTTTAACAGAAATTGAACTAGAAGACGGTTCATCGATGGATGCTAAAACACCCGTAGAGCCTGTTTCAGAAGAATTCTATTATATCGTTCCAGATAAGTGTACGGAATGTACTGGTTTCCACGAGGAACCACAATGTGCTGCGGTTTGCCCAGTGGATTGCTGCGTACCGGATCCAGATCACGTAGAAGACAACGAAACTTTATTAGCTAAAAAGGCTTGGTTGCATGCGGAATAA
- a CDS encoding acyl-CoA reductase — protein MPKASFLQLISFLKAFFSDESNREKIELFIDRSVNENPWFSETLVRHAMQAIEEQFFSVQAWEDFYAKHPIQAAKPKNVGIVLAGNLPAVGLHDVLMVLASGHQASLKLSSQDKALMQLYVLAMQSFEAAVPVGIIERLQGMDAVIATGSDFSGGYFAHYFSTIPHIIRKNRSSLAVLKGNETQEDFKGLAQDIFTYYGLGCRNVSTIAVPVSYDLTPLFDELTKETWVLDHSKYSNNFQYHRTLFLLNQIPHFDLGNLLVTENDDLVSPVGVLYVHRYADDASLQAWIQEREEKIQCKVGLEIGFGQSQYPALDDFADGIDTYDFLINLS, from the coding sequence ATGCCAAAGGCTTCCTTTTTACAGCTTATTTCTTTTCTAAAAGCTTTTTTTTCTGATGAATCGAATCGAGAAAAAATAGAACTATTTATAGATAGATCTGTAAATGAGAATCCTTGGTTTTCGGAAACCTTGGTTCGCCACGCGATGCAGGCGATTGAAGAGCAATTCTTTTCGGTGCAAGCTTGGGAAGATTTTTACGCAAAACACCCTATTCAAGCCGCAAAGCCTAAGAATGTAGGAATTGTTTTGGCGGGTAATTTACCTGCAGTGGGTTTGCACGATGTTTTAATGGTTTTAGCTTCAGGACATCAAGCCTCTTTGAAATTGAGTTCACAAGACAAGGCCTTGATGCAACTCTATGTGCTGGCGATGCAGTCATTTGAAGCAGCGGTACCTGTCGGTATCATTGAACGTTTACAAGGAATGGATGCTGTAATTGCGACTGGAAGTGATTTCTCTGGAGGTTATTTTGCGCATTATTTCTCCACGATCCCACACATTATTCGGAAGAACCGCAGCTCTTTAGCCGTTTTAAAGGGTAATGAGACGCAGGAAGATTTCAAAGGTTTGGCCCAAGACATTTTTACCTATTATGGTTTAGGCTGCAGAAACGTTTCTACGATTGCGGTTCCAGTGTCTTATGATTTAACTCCTTTATTCGATGAATTAACCAAGGAGACATGGGTATTAGATCATTCGAAGTACTCCAATAACTTTCAATACCACCGGACTTTGTTCTTGTTAAACCAGATTCCTCATTTTGATTTAGGAAATCTATTAGTGACGGAGAATGATGATTTAGTTTCCCCCGTGGGCGTTTTATATGTACATCGTTATGCTGACGATGCTTCTTTGCAAGCCTGGATTCAGGAGCGTGAGGAGAAAATTCAGTGTAAGGTAGGTTTGGAGATTGGTTTTGGCCAAAGTCAATATCCAGCCCTCGATGATTTCGCTGATGGAATTGATACTTATGACTTTTTGATTAACCTTTCATAG